One window of the Chitinophaga niabensis genome contains the following:
- the surE gene encoding 5'/3'-nucleotidase SurE, translating into MKKEKLILVTNDDGITSPGIRTLIEAVQPLGKIVVVAPDSPQSGKGHAITLGFPLRLSEVKIFEGIEAWTCSGTPVDCVKLARDKILDRTPDLCVSGINHGANHSINIIYSGTMSAAMEAAIEGIPSVGFSFLNYSYDADMSTCKQVAEIVTKKMLETELPPHTLFNVNIPDVDANQYKGIRMSRQANAKWVEEFDERRDPTGKKYYWLTGEFKNQDTGEDTDVWALENGYTSIVPVQFDLTDYRLKKKLEAEWSF; encoded by the coding sequence GTGAAGAAGGAGAAGCTTATACTGGTCACTAATGATGATGGCATAACGTCACCGGGCATACGTACATTGATAGAAGCCGTGCAGCCGCTTGGTAAAATAGTAGTGGTAGCGCCGGACAGCCCGCAATCGGGCAAAGGGCACGCTATTACACTGGGATTTCCTTTACGCCTCAGTGAAGTGAAGATCTTTGAGGGGATTGAAGCATGGACCTGTTCCGGTACACCGGTAGATTGTGTGAAACTGGCAAGGGACAAGATCCTGGACCGTACGCCGGACCTCTGTGTGAGCGGGATCAACCATGGTGCTAATCATTCTATCAATATCATTTATTCCGGTACCATGTCTGCAGCAATGGAAGCAGCCATAGAAGGTATTCCCTCTGTAGGGTTTTCTTTCCTGAATTATTCTTACGATGCTGATATGAGCACCTGCAAACAGGTGGCAGAAATAGTAACGAAGAAGATGCTGGAAACAGAGCTGCCTCCGCATACCCTGTTCAATGTGAATATCCCGGATGTGGACGCAAATCAATACAAGGGCATCCGCATGAGCCGCCAGGCAAATGCCAAATGGGTAGAAGAGTTTGATGAACGCCGTGATCCTACCGGTAAAAAGTATTACTGGCTCACCGGTGAATTCAAGAACCAGGATACAGGAGAAGATACAGATGTATGGGCATTGGAAAACGGTTACACGTCTATTGTACCGGTGCAGTTTGATCTCACTGATTACCGACTCAAGAAAAAACTGGAAGCTGAATGGAGCTTCTGA
- a CDS encoding LacI family DNA-binding transcriptional regulator has translation MKDRQNTNKITIYDIAQALNLSASTVSRALQNNPLINEETRSKVQGMAAEMGYVPNWIASSLRKKRSNIIGLIVPRTSMYFQSTAISGIQHEAHKYGFSIVIGQSDETVAMEKELVHTFFSLRVDGLLAVSSMFTINFDHFSPFIKNNIPLVFYDRVPTDFPGYSITGDDFKGGFLATEHLIKQGCKRIAHFSGVLTCNLYQQRLAGYKAALAKYKIPYDESLIHVHNLTLDAAGEAARQIFASGNIPDGMFSANDTSAVAFIQEARKVGIKVPEQVKVVGYSNDLSSRIISPSLTTIEQSGYKMGEKAVETLVQLINYDEKIKVTKNFVFEVELIQRESSMI, from the coding sequence TTGAAAGATCGTCAGAATACAAATAAAATTACCATCTACGACATAGCCCAGGCCCTTAACCTGAGCGCCTCCACTGTTTCGAGAGCATTACAGAATAACCCGCTGATCAATGAGGAAACCAGGTCTAAAGTGCAGGGAATGGCTGCGGAAATGGGATATGTGCCCAATTGGATAGCCTCCAGTCTTCGTAAAAAACGCTCTAACATTATAGGCCTGATCGTTCCGCGCACCAGCATGTACTTTCAAAGCACAGCTATCAGCGGCATCCAGCACGAAGCCCATAAATATGGTTTCAGCATTGTGATCGGGCAGTCAGATGAAACAGTGGCCATGGAAAAAGAACTGGTGCATACCTTCTTCTCCCTCCGGGTGGATGGCTTGCTGGCAGTATCTTCTATGTTCACCATCAACTTTGACCATTTTTCTCCATTTATCAAAAACAATATTCCACTGGTATTCTATGACCGCGTACCTACGGATTTCCCAGGGTACAGCATTACCGGTGACGATTTTAAAGGAGGTTTCCTGGCCACCGAACACCTGATCAAACAAGGATGCAAACGCATCGCTCATTTCTCCGGGGTTCTGACCTGCAACCTTTACCAACAGCGGCTGGCAGGCTATAAAGCTGCGCTTGCCAAATACAAGATCCCTTACGATGAATCGCTCATCCATGTGCATAACCTCACACTGGATGCAGCAGGTGAAGCAGCCCGGCAGATCTTTGCCAGCGGAAATATCCCGGACGGCATGTTCTCTGCCAACGATACTTCCGCCGTAGCCTTCATCCAGGAAGCACGTAAAGTGGGGATCAAAGTACCGGAACAGGTAAAAGTAGTGGGTTACTCCAACGACCTTTCTTCCCGCATTATCAGTCCCTCGCTCACTACTATTGAGCAATCAGGGTATAAAATGGGAGAAAAAGCCGTAGAAACACTGGTGCAGTTAATTAACTATGACGAAAAGATCAAAGTCACAAAAAATTTCGTGTTCGAGGTTGAGTTGATACAACGGGAATCCTCTATGATTTGA
- a CDS encoding ABC transporter ATP-binding protein — translation MENTQILSLHQIYKNYGPIQALKGVSFDVPAGSVFGILGPNGSGKTTLLGIIMDVLKANSGTYSWFGQSTHHDQRKRIGTLLETPNFYHYYSAVRNLQITAAIKGRGADDIERVLKIANLWERKDSKFSTFSLGMKQRLAIANAILGKPEVLLLDEPTNGLDPAGIAEIRDLIRQLGETGTTVIMASHMLDEVEKVCNHVAILKKGELITTGHVDEVLSDEDMVEISAADLARLESVLNALPGVKSIRRHNGSFQVMFTESKTAEQINRHCFEQGVTLNYLTTKRKSLEARFMELTNN, via the coding sequence TTGGAAAATACGCAAATCCTGTCCCTGCACCAGATCTACAAGAACTATGGCCCTATTCAGGCATTAAAAGGAGTTTCCTTTGATGTGCCTGCAGGAAGTGTTTTTGGCATCCTGGGTCCTAATGGCAGTGGCAAAACCACTTTATTAGGTATCATCATGGATGTTCTGAAAGCCAACTCCGGCACCTACAGCTGGTTTGGCCAGTCTACCCATCACGATCAGCGCAAGCGGATCGGTACTTTGCTGGAGACCCCTAACTTCTACCACTATTATTCAGCAGTACGTAATCTTCAGATCACGGCAGCAATTAAAGGCCGTGGTGCAGATGATATTGAACGTGTGCTGAAGATCGCCAACCTCTGGGAAAGAAAAGACTCCAAATTCAGCACCTTCTCTTTGGGTATGAAGCAGCGGCTTGCAATAGCCAATGCCATACTGGGAAAACCGGAAGTACTGTTACTGGATGAACCTACAAATGGACTGGATCCTGCAGGTATTGCAGAGATCAGGGATCTGATCCGCCAGTTGGGAGAAACCGGTACTACGGTGATCATGGCCAGTCATATGCTGGATGAAGTGGAGAAAGTATGTAACCACGTAGCGATCTTAAAGAAAGGTGAATTAATTACCACAGGGCATGTGGATGAAGTATTGTCTGATGAAGACATGGTGGAAATTTCCGCTGCAGACCTTGCCAGACTGGAAAGTGTGTTGAACGCACTGCCTGGTGTTAAATCCATCCGGCGCCACAACGGCAGTTTCCAGGTGATGTTTACAGAGAGCAAAACGGCTGAGCAGATCAACAGGCATTGCTTTGAACAGGGCGTTACGCTGAACTACCTTACCACTAAACGGAAGAGCCTGGAAGCGCGCTTCATGGAATTAACCAATAACTGA
- a CDS encoding beta-mannosidase gives MGRLLWSLLLAVLPITAFAQKKIELNTGWEFRRLDENVWRTAKVPGTVHTDLLSHQLIPDPFQGANEKGVQWIDKKDWEYRCNFSVPAADMASLEFTGLDTYADIYLNNVLIGKAMNMFVGKELPLKKYLKPGNNQLRILFHSPIAHDMPKFLQDRLVYPAGNDASDIPLSVHARKAPYHYGWDWGPRLVTSGIWRPIYLKTWSKVNLRDSWIRQQQLTDEQATLDATLTLDVQQAGIYTLLVKGDFETKQISKKLAAGKQQVNIPFVISKPQRWWPNGLGAQKLYPVEVAVMSGKDTLQTKQQRIGLRTIEVVNEADNMGTSFFVKVNGHPVFMKGANYIPADNFLPRVTPGRYVQLFKDMKEANFNMVRVWGGGIYENDQFYDLADEQGILVWQDFMFACTFYPSDKNFLQQVKEETQYNITRLRNHPSLALWCGNNEIAVAIKNWGWKDGYAYSDAQWMELLKGYDTLFVKLLRDEVKKLDPGRFYFPSSPISNWGKAEDFRHGDNHYWGVWHGMEWFEAFNTHVPRFMSEYGFQSFPDIHTVRKYADPSQWDINSFVMQSHQKSFTRGNAAIKTYMDHYYKEPKDFPSFLYLSQVLQAEGMKIGMEAHRRAMPFCMGSLYWQLNDCWPGASWSGIDYYGRWKAMHYFVKKAYEPVLISTVKEEGKIKTYVVNDGLEETSLQLELQLMDVEGKVIWQKSSPVKVKANSSAVEHSIDIADILKGADSTRVILYSKLLTNHKFLTENVFYFVPAKQMPLPKAVITTDVTEKDGLISIRLNTTGQLARNVCLMLEKDDTAHFSDNYFDLLPIGEKTIQVRTKLTAATVREQLRIMHLGNACKE, from the coding sequence ATGGGGAGATTACTATGGAGCCTGTTACTGGCGGTCCTGCCAATAACGGCATTTGCGCAAAAGAAGATAGAACTGAACACCGGATGGGAATTCCGGCGTTTGGATGAGAATGTTTGGAGAACAGCCAAAGTGCCGGGAACGGTGCATACAGACCTGCTTTCCCATCAACTTATTCCTGACCCATTTCAAGGTGCCAATGAAAAAGGTGTACAATGGATAGACAAAAAGGATTGGGAATACCGATGCAATTTCTCCGTGCCCGCCGCTGATATGGCCTCACTTGAATTTACAGGGCTGGACACTTACGCAGACATCTACCTGAATAATGTGCTGATCGGAAAAGCCATGAATATGTTCGTGGGAAAGGAATTGCCGTTAAAGAAATATTTAAAACCCGGCAACAACCAGCTACGCATTTTATTTCACAGTCCCATTGCGCATGACATGCCGAAGTTCCTGCAGGACAGGCTGGTCTATCCCGCAGGCAATGATGCCAGTGATATTCCCTTGAGTGTGCATGCCCGTAAAGCACCTTATCATTATGGATGGGACTGGGGGCCGCGCCTCGTGACCAGTGGCATCTGGCGACCCATCTATCTCAAAACCTGGAGCAAAGTAAACCTCCGGGATAGCTGGATCCGCCAGCAGCAACTCACAGATGAACAGGCAACATTGGATGCCACACTTACACTGGACGTGCAGCAGGCGGGGATCTATACACTGCTGGTGAAAGGAGATTTTGAAACGAAGCAGATCAGCAAAAAACTGGCAGCCGGCAAACAACAGGTAAACATCCCTTTTGTGATCAGCAAACCGCAACGCTGGTGGCCTAACGGATTAGGTGCACAGAAACTATATCCAGTGGAAGTGGCTGTAATGAGTGGAAAGGATACACTGCAAACCAAACAACAACGCATTGGTTTACGTACGATAGAAGTAGTGAACGAAGCAGATAACATGGGCACAAGTTTCTTCGTGAAAGTGAACGGGCATCCTGTTTTCATGAAGGGCGCCAATTATATCCCCGCTGATAATTTCCTGCCAAGAGTAACACCAGGGCGGTATGTTCAGCTCTTTAAGGATATGAAGGAAGCCAACTTTAACATGGTACGTGTATGGGGCGGGGGGATCTATGAAAACGATCAGTTCTATGACCTGGCAGATGAACAGGGCATACTGGTATGGCAGGATTTTATGTTTGCCTGTACCTTCTATCCTTCTGATAAAAACTTCCTGCAACAGGTAAAAGAAGAAACACAGTATAACATCACCCGTTTACGTAATCATCCTTCGCTGGCGCTCTGGTGTGGCAATAATGAAATTGCCGTGGCCATTAAGAACTGGGGCTGGAAAGATGGTTATGCTTACTCCGATGCACAATGGATGGAATTACTGAAAGGCTATGATACCTTATTTGTAAAACTCTTACGGGATGAAGTAAAAAAACTGGACCCGGGGCGGTTTTATTTTCCATCCTCACCCATCAGCAACTGGGGTAAAGCCGAAGATTTCCGCCATGGGGATAATCACTACTGGGGTGTATGGCATGGGATGGAATGGTTTGAAGCATTTAATACACATGTGCCGCGGTTTATGAGTGAATATGGTTTTCAGTCTTTCCCGGATATCCATACCGTGCGGAAATATGCAGATCCTTCACAATGGGATATCAATTCCTTTGTGATGCAATCGCATCAGAAAAGCTTCACACGTGGCAATGCAGCCATTAAAACTTACATGGACCACTATTATAAAGAGCCGAAAGATTTCCCTTCCTTCCTTTATCTCAGCCAGGTATTACAGGCAGAAGGGATGAAAATAGGCATGGAAGCACATCGCAGGGCTATGCCTTTCTGCATGGGTTCTTTATACTGGCAGCTCAATGATTGCTGGCCCGGTGCTTCCTGGAGCGGGATCGATTATTACGGACGCTGGAAGGCCATGCATTATTTTGTGAAGAAAGCTTATGAACCGGTACTGATCAGTACAGTGAAAGAAGAAGGAAAGATCAAAACCTATGTGGTAAATGATGGGCTGGAAGAAACCTCCCTGCAGCTGGAATTACAACTGATGGATGTGGAAGGTAAAGTCATCTGGCAGAAAAGCAGTCCGGTTAAAGTAAAAGCTAACTCCAGCGCTGTGGAACACAGCATTGATATCGCAGACATCCTGAAGGGAGCAGACAGTACAAGGGTAATATTGTATTCTAAACTGTTAACTAACCACAAGTTCCTTACAGAGAATGTGTTTTACTTTGTTCCGGCTAAACAAATGCCCTTACCAAAAGCGGTGATCACTACCGATGTTACTGAAAAGGATGGGTTGATCAGTATAAGGTTGAACACTACCGGCCAACTGGCAAGAAATGTTTGCCTGATGCTGGAAAAGGATGATACCGCGCATTTCTCAGACAATTATTTTGATCTGTTACCAATAGGCGAAAAGACGATCCAGGTAAGAACAAAACTAACGGCGGCTACAGTAAGAGAACAATTACGCATTATGCACCTGGGCAATGCGTGTAAAGAATAA
- a CDS encoding alpha-L-fucosidase has protein sequence MKKTFLTGCLLMAGLISQAQHEPYVKETDPAVLEKLDQWQDWKFGLMMHWGTYSQWGIVESWSLCPEDEGWTQRKPAGIPYYEYKQKYEALPNTFNPVSFDPAKWAAAAKRAGMKYMVFTTKHHDGFNMFDTKQSDYKITAPNVPFSKDPRADVTKETFNAFRKEGIHIGAYFSKPDWHVNSYWWSYFPPKDRNPSYEISKYPELWKQFSDFTYKQIEELMTGYGKVDILWLDGGWVRPLSMQTKESLSWSKTPPQDQDINMPAIASMARKHQPGLIVVDRSVHGPYENYRTPEQSIPEKPLDYPWETCMTMGGSWSYVPNDQYKSVNVLIHNLVDIVAKGGNYLLNIGPGPDGKWHDEAYRKLDSIGQWMNVNGDAIYGTRSVAPYKDGKVCFTQKKDGTLYAIYLLDKNESLPAVVRFGGITLKKGTKMELLGGKGKLSWKEADGMIEVKMPSVPLKHAVAIKIKA, from the coding sequence ATGAAGAAAACTTTCTTAACAGGCTGCCTTCTCATGGCAGGCCTTATTTCCCAGGCTCAGCATGAGCCCTATGTAAAAGAAACAGATCCCGCTGTTCTGGAAAAACTGGACCAGTGGCAGGACTGGAAGTTCGGGTTGATGATGCACTGGGGTACTTATTCCCAATGGGGCATCGTGGAATCCTGGAGCCTTTGTCCAGAAGACGAAGGCTGGACGCAACGCAAACCTGCCGGTATTCCTTACTATGAATACAAGCAAAAGTATGAGGCCTTGCCCAACACTTTCAACCCGGTGAGCTTTGATCCCGCCAAATGGGCTGCTGCAGCAAAAAGAGCGGGTATGAAGTACATGGTGTTCACCACTAAACACCATGATGGTTTCAACATGTTTGATACCAAACAATCAGATTACAAGATCACTGCACCCAATGTTCCTTTCAGCAAAGATCCCCGCGCAGATGTAACGAAGGAAACATTTAATGCATTCCGTAAAGAAGGCATTCACATCGGCGCTTATTTTTCCAAGCCGGACTGGCATGTGAATTCCTACTGGTGGTCTTACTTCCCGCCTAAAGACCGTAACCCCAGTTATGAGATCAGCAAGTACCCGGAGCTTTGGAAACAGTTCAGCGATTTCACCTACAAACAGATCGAAGAACTGATGACGGGTTATGGCAAAGTTGATATCCTTTGGCTGGATGGTGGCTGGGTCAGGCCATTGAGCATGCAAACAAAAGAATCCCTCTCCTGGAGCAAAACACCTCCGCAGGACCAGGACATCAATATGCCGGCAATTGCTAGTATGGCACGTAAACACCAGCCTGGTCTTATTGTAGTAGACCGCAGTGTGCATGGGCCTTATGAGAATTATCGTACGCCGGAACAATCTATCCCTGAAAAGCCGCTGGATTATCCCTGGGAAACATGTATGACCATGGGCGGTTCCTGGTCTTATGTTCCCAATGATCAATACAAAAGCGTGAATGTACTCATTCATAACCTGGTGGATATTGTAGCAAAGGGAGGTAACTACCTGCTGAATATTGGCCCTGGCCCCGATGGTAAATGGCATGATGAAGCTTACCGGAAACTGGATAGTATCGGCCAGTGGATGAATGTGAATGGCGATGCTATTTATGGTACCCGTTCCGTAGCTCCTTATAAAGACGGGAAAGTATGTTTCACCCAAAAGAAAGATGGTACGCTGTATGCGATCTATTTACTGGATAAAAACGAGAGCCTGCCTGCTGTAGTTCGTTTTGGTGGTATTACTTTGAAGAAAGGCACTAAGATGGAACTGCTGGGTGGAAAAGGAAAACTCAGCTGGAAGGAAGCAGATGGAATGATAGAGGTGAAAATGCCTTCAGTACCGTTGAAACATGCGGTAGCTATTAAGATAAAAGCATAA
- the lpxB gene encoding lipid-A-disaccharide synthase, protein MKYYIIAGEASGDLHGSNLIKQIKQLDTTADIRCWGGDMMEQAGATVVKHYRDLAFMGFIEVVMNLRTIFKNLDICKKDILAYQPDVLVLIDYPGFNLRIAEWAKQQGLKVVYYISPQVWAWKEGRVKKIKTIVDKMLVILPFEKDFYRKWDFEVEYVGHPLIEVVKAAKEAPPAHPFSDKPVIALLPGSRKQEVKEKLPVMLSMARYFPEYQFIMAQAPSLEDSFIKEFTSAYPNVSVVKGQTYPLLLQASAALVTSGTATLETALFGVPEVVCYKGSPVSYFFAKYLIKVKYISLVNLIMDKPVVKELIQHDLTEENLLKELTLLLKDEARQQQMKADYSVLWTLLGDGTASRKAAEAIVDFVR, encoded by the coding sequence GTGAAGTACTACATCATAGCTGGCGAAGCCTCCGGAGACCTGCATGGAAGCAACCTTATCAAACAGATCAAACAGTTGGATACAACTGCTGATATCCGTTGCTGGGGAGGTGATATGATGGAACAGGCAGGCGCTACTGTAGTAAAACATTACCGCGACCTGGCTTTCATGGGCTTCATTGAAGTGGTGATGAACCTGCGCACTATCTTTAAGAACCTGGACATCTGTAAGAAAGATATCCTGGCTTATCAGCCGGATGTACTGGTATTAATAGATTATCCCGGTTTTAACCTCCGCATTGCCGAATGGGCAAAACAACAGGGCCTCAAAGTGGTATATTACATCAGTCCGCAGGTATGGGCCTGGAAAGAAGGGCGTGTGAAAAAGATCAAGACCATCGTGGACAAAATGCTGGTGATCCTGCCATTTGAAAAAGATTTCTACCGTAAATGGGATTTTGAAGTGGAATATGTAGGGCATCCCTTGATAGAAGTGGTGAAAGCCGCAAAGGAGGCTCCCCCTGCACATCCTTTCTCAGATAAACCCGTGATTGCTTTATTGCCCGGCAGCCGTAAACAGGAAGTAAAAGAAAAGCTGCCTGTGATGCTGTCTATGGCGCGGTATTTTCCGGAATACCAGTTTATCATGGCACAGGCCCCCAGCCTGGAAGATAGCTTCATCAAAGAATTTACCAGCGCCTACCCCAATGTATCTGTGGTAAAAGGGCAAACCTATCCGCTTTTATTGCAAGCTTCTGCTGCATTGGTTACATCCGGTACGGCTACTTTGGAAACTGCTTTATTCGGCGTGCCGGAAGTGGTTTGTTATAAAGGCAGCCCGGTATCTTATTTCTTCGCCAAATACCTGATCAAAGTAAAATATATCTCCCTCGTGAACCTGATCATGGATAAGCCTGTTGTGAAGGAGCTGATCCAGCATGACCTCACGGAAGAAAATCTCCTGAAAGAATTAACGCTTCTGTTAAAAGACGAAGCCCGCCAACAGCAAATGAAAGCGGATTATTCCGTGCTGTGGACCCTCCTGGGTGATGGCACTGCTTCCCGCAAGGCTGCGGAAGCAATTGTGGATTTTGTACGGTAA
- a CDS encoding DUF6728 family protein, giving the protein MKSIWRQILEYLYIRKRDKSQPVNTNTKLMHGMNRISIIMFLIAIIIIIIKLIRR; this is encoded by the coding sequence ATGAAAAGCATCTGGCGCCAGATATTGGAATATCTCTACATCCGCAAGCGGGACAAGTCCCAGCCGGTGAACACCAACACCAAACTCATGCATGGCATGAACAGGATCTCGATCATCATGTTCCTGATCGCGATAATTATCATTATTATTAAATTGATCAGGCGATAA
- a CDS encoding ABC transporter permease subunit — translation MIQLLNIEWMKVKAYRTFWILTILFFVAVPLLNIAIESFVSQTKEVSLLLGSPFAFPRVWDTAAWVASMVTPVMGIMLIIFLTNENNFRTVRQNIIDGWSRDQYITAKFGVLITTTLFITLLITVTAFIFGLKNGTGDASENIIYIFYALIQSLAYLSLAFFLGVYMKRAGIAIAIYIMYAYVGEFVIAGILDYKVLRHLGSFLPLESTDRLIPGLSSFPRKLAQQGHTPPSNTQYVLVALFYIALFNFLSWRKIKKADL, via the coding sequence ATGATACAACTGTTGAATATAGAGTGGATGAAGGTAAAAGCTTATCGCACCTTCTGGATACTCACCATCTTATTTTTCGTTGCAGTACCCTTGTTAAATATTGCGATTGAAAGCTTCGTATCTCAAACAAAGGAAGTGAGCTTATTGCTCGGTTCTCCTTTTGCTTTTCCAAGAGTATGGGATACTGCTGCATGGGTAGCCAGTATGGTAACACCTGTAATGGGCATCATGCTGATCATCTTCCTGACCAATGAGAACAACTTCCGTACGGTTCGCCAGAACATCATTGATGGCTGGAGCCGGGATCAATACATTACTGCAAAATTTGGCGTGCTGATCACCACTACACTGTTTATTACATTGCTGATAACAGTAACGGCATTTATCTTCGGCTTAAAGAACGGTACAGGAGATGCTTCTGAAAATATCATTTATATTTTCTACGCGCTCATACAAAGCCTGGCTTACCTCTCGCTGGCCTTCTTCCTGGGCGTATATATGAAAAGGGCCGGTATTGCTATTGCCATTTATATCATGTATGCGTATGTAGGAGAATTTGTGATTGCCGGTATCCTGGATTATAAAGTATTGCGCCACCTGGGATCATTTCTTCCCCTGGAAAGTACAGACAGGCTGATACCGGGATTGTCCAGTTTTCCGCGTAAGCTGGCTCAGCAAGGCCATACGCCGCCATCGAATACCCAATACGTACTTGTTGCCTTGTTCTATATCGCGCTGTTCAACTTCCTTTCCTGGAGGAAAATTAAGAAAGCAGATCTCTAG